One region of Zingiber officinale cultivar Zhangliang chromosome 7B, Zo_v1.1, whole genome shotgun sequence genomic DNA includes:
- the LOC122007221 gene encoding heat shock 70 kDa protein 15-like, with amino-acid sequence MSVVGFDVGNESGIVAVARQRGIDVVLNDESKRETPAIVCFGEKQRFIGTAGAASSTMNPKNSISQIKRLLGRKFSDPEVQRDIQSFPFKVTEGLDGFPLIHANYLGEVRAFTPTQVLAMILSNLKSIAENNLNAAVVDCCIGIPVYFNDLQRRAMLDASTIAGLRPLRLFHETTATALAYGIYKTDLPENDQINVAFVDVGHASMQVCVAGYKKGQLKILAHSYDQSLGGRDFDEVLFKHFAAKFKDEYKIDVYQNARACIRLRAACEKLKKVLSANPEAPLNIECLMDEKDVRGFIKREEFEQISIPILERVKGPLEKALAEAGLSQENIHSVEVVGSGSRVPAIIKILTDFFGKEPRRTMNASECVARGCALECAILSPTFKVREFQVHDSFPFSIALTWKGSATDTENGGIENQQSTVVFPKRNPIPSVKALTFFRCGTFSVDVVYADAGDAQVPAKISTYTIGQFQSSTGERAKVKVKVRLNLHGIVSVDSATLEEVEIPVLAEEPSKESAKMDTDGVTDSSKTETDVNMEDAKTSGGIDNGEPESKEKPVEMETDKKVEATKKKVKKTNIPVAETVYGGLSADELQKAVEKEFEMALQDRVMEETKDKKNAVEAYVYDMRNKLYDKYEAFVTSPEKDELVAKLQEVEDWLYEDGEDETKGVYVAKLEELQKQGNPIEERYREWTDRGPAVDQLAYCINSFRAAALSNDPKFDHIDLAEKQKVVSECGEAEAWLREKQQQQNALPKHANPILLSADIKRKAESLDRFCKPIMTKPRPAPPKPQTPPTPTPGEQSQTSEPHNEGEDEDASAEPMSDDGSQEPLAAAAEPMDTDKAENAPPA; translated from the exons ATGAGCGTTGTGGGATTTGATGTTGGGAACGAGAGCGGCATTGTTGCGGTGGCAAGGCAACGCGGGATCGATGTGGTTCTGAATGATGAATCAAAACGTGAGACCCCTGCCATTGTCTGCTTCGGCGAGAAACAGCGTTTTATCGGGACTGCAGGTGCAGCATCGTCTACTATGAACCCTAAGAATTCCATCTCACAGATCAAGCGTCTTTTGGGTCGGAAGTTTTCGGACCCTGAGGTACAGAGAGATATCCAGTCCTTCCCGTTTAAGGTCACTGAAGGACTTGATGGGTTTCCGTTGATTCATGCAAACTATTTAGGTGAAGTGAGGGCGTTTACTCCGACCCAAGTTCTTGCAATGATTCTGTCTAACCTGAAGAGCATTGCAGAGAACAATCTAAATGCAGCAGTTGTTGATTGTTGCATTGGTATTCCAGTCTACTTCAATGATTTACAGAGGAGAGCGATGTTAGATGCTTCTACAATAGCTGGCTTGCGTCCTCTCCGCCTGTTCCATGAGACAACTGCAACTGCATTGGCTTATGGTATTTATAAGACAGATTTGCCAGAGAATGATCAAATCAATGTGGCTTTTGTTGATGTGGGGCATGCAAGCATGCAGGTGTGCGTGGCTGGGTACAAGAAGGGACAACTGAAGATATTGGCTCATTCTTATGATCAGTCTCTTGGTGGGAGAGATTTCGATGAGGTTCTTTTTAAGCACTTTGCTGCTAAGTTCAAGGATGAGTACAAAATTGATGTGTATCAGAATGCCAGGGCCTGTATCAGACTCCGAGCAGCATGTGAGAAGCTAAAGAAGGTTCTCAGCGCAAACCCTGAGGCTCCACTAAACATTGAGTGTCTGATGGATGAAAAGGACGTGAGGGGTTTTATCAAAAGAGAAGAGTTTGAGCAGATAAGCATTCCCATCTTGGAGCGTGTCAAAGGACCATTGGAGAAAGCCCTTGCTGAAGCTGGGTTGAGTCAGGAGAATATTCACTCTGTTGAAGTTGTTGGATCAGGCTCTCGTGTTCCAGCTATTATCAAGATTTTGACAGATTTCTTTGGCAAAGAACCTAGGCGAACTATGAATGCAAGTGAGTGTGTTGCTCGTGGTTGTGCCCTTGAATGTGCCATTCTAAGCCCCACATTCAAAGTGCGGGAATTTCAG GTTCATGATAGCTTCCCTTTCTCAATAGCCTTAACATGGAAAGGATCCGCTACTGACACAGAGAATGGTGGAATAGAAAACCAGCAGTCTACAGTTGTTTTTCCAAAACGGAACCCAATCCCCAGTGTCAAAGCTCTTACATTCTTTCGGTGTGGTACATTTTCTGTTGATGTTGTATATGCAGATGCAGGTGATGCACAAGTTCCTGCAAAGATTAGCACTTACACG ATTGGACAGTTCCAGTCGAGCACTGGAGAGCGGGCTAAGGTGAAAGTGAAAGTACGCTTAAATCTGCATGGAATTGTTTCAGTTGACTCAGCCACC TTGGAGGAAGTTGAAATCCCAGTCTTGGCTGAAGAACCGTCTAAGGAATCTGCAAAAATGGATACAGATGGAGTAACTGATTCCTCAAAAACTGAAACTGATGTAAACATGGAAGATGCAAAGACTTCTGGTGGGATTGACAATGGAGAGCCAGAGTCCAAGGAGAAGCCCGTAGAGATGGAAACTGACAAAAAG GTTGAAGCTACCAAAAAGAAAGTTAAGAAAACCAATATTCCTGTTGCTGAGACAGTCTACGGTGGGCTGTCAGCTGATGAATTGCAGAAGGCAGTCGAAAAGGAGTTTGAAATGGCACTTCAGGATAGAGTAATGGAGGAAACAAAAGACAAGAAAAATGCCGTTGAGGCATATGTGTATGACATGCGGAACAAG CTTTATGATAAGTATGAGGCATTTGTAACATCACCAGAGAAAGATGAGCTTGTTGCAAAGCTTCAGGAAGTTGAGGATTGGCTCTATGAAGATGGTGAAGATGAAACTAAAGGTGTTTATGTTGCTAAACTCGAGGAACTTCAAAAG CAAGGTAATCCGATAGAGGAGCGGTACAGGGAGTGGACAGACAGAGGTCCAGCAGTCGATCAACTTGCTTATTGCATCAATAGTTTCAGAGCAGCAGCTTTGTCGAACGATCCCAAGTTTGACCACATTGATCTAGCAGAGAAGCAGAAG GTGGTTAGTGAGTGTGGCGAAGCAGAAGCATGGCTGCGGGAGAAACAGCAGCAGCAGAATGCCTTGCCCAAACATGCCAATCCTATTCTTCTCTCCGCCGATATCAAAAGAAAGGCAGAGTCCTTGGACAG GTTTTGCAAGCCGATAATGACAAAGCCACGGCCTGCTCCACCAAAACCTCAGACCCCTCCGACTCCAACACCGGGCGAGCAATCTCAAACCTCTGAGCCACACAACGAAGGAGAGGATGAGGATGCATCGGCGGAGCCCATGTCTGATGACGGTAGTCAAGAACCCCTGGCAGCGGCTGCTGAGCCAATGGACACTGATAAGGCAGAGAATGCCCCCCCAGCCTAG